GCAAACCAGAACACTTATTACAACGTAGTAATATTCCTGTTGTTCAATCCGATCGCGGCGGTCAAATTACTTATCATGGCCCAGGCCAGCAGGTGATGTATGTGCTCATTGATATTAAACGTCATGAACATTTAAATGTCCGTCAATTAGTGACTGCACTTGAACAATCTGTCGTGAAAACCCTCGCAGACTATGGTATTAAAGGTTATCCAAAACCCGATGCACCAGGCGTATATATTGACGGCAAAAAAATCTGTTCATTAGGTTTACGCATTCGCAAAGGCTGTTCTTTCCACGGTTTAGCATTTAATATCAATATGGATCTCAATCCTTTCCATTATATTAATCCTTGTGGCTATGCAGGGCTTGAAATGTGTCAGCTTGCTGACTTTATTGGTAAAGAAGAGGCGACAATTGACAAGGTTTCCCCCAAATTAATTAAACACTTTGCCAAACTTTTGGGCTATAATGTTACAAATTTATAACATTCACTTTTATAACATATAAAAAATGCCTAAATCAGGCATTTTTCTTTAGGAAAGAACAATGTCAACGCCTTTTAAAATGGAACGCGGTGTGAAATACCGCGATGCTGCTAAAACATCAATTATCCCTGTTAAAAATATCGATCCTAACCAAGAATTATTGAAAAAGCCGGAATGGATGAAGATCAAATTACCGTCTAGCTCATTAAAGATCGAAACGATTAAAAACGGGATGCGTCGTCATGGCCTACATTCGGTATGCGAAGAAGCGTCTTGCCCAAATTTACACGAATGCTTTAACCATGGCACAGCAACCTTTATGATTCTAGGCGCAATTTGTACTCGTCGCTGCCCTTTCTGTGACGTTGCACATGGTAAACCCTTATCGCCAGATCCTGATGAACCACGTAAATTAGCTGAAACCATCCAAGATATGAAGTTGAAATATGTGGTGATTACCTCTGTTGACCGCGATGATTTACCTGATCGTGGTGCGGGTCATTTTGCTGAATGTGTAAAAGAAGTACGCGCATTAAACCCTGGTATTAAAATTGAGATTTTAGTGCCTGATTTCCGTGGTCGGATTACGCAAGCCTTAGAAAAATTAAAAGATAATCCACCAGATGTGTTCAACCACAACTTGGAAAATGTGCCACGCTTATATAAAGAAATTCGTCCTGGTGCTGATTATCAATGGTCTTTAAAATTACTTCATGATTTCAAAGAAATGTTCCCAAATATCCCAACGAAATCGGGCTTAATGGTTGGGTTGGGTGAAACCAATGAAGAAATCCTTGAAGTGATGGAAGACTTACGCGCAAATGGCGTAACCATGCTTACGCTTGGTCAATATCTCCAACCAAGTCGCCATCACTTACCGGTTGCCCGCTATGTGCCACCAGCAGAGTTTGATGAATTCCGTGATAAAGCCAACGCAATGGGTTTTGAACACGCAGCTTGTGGCCCATTTGTTCGCTCCTCCTATCATGCCGATTTACAAGCAAGTGGTGGATTAGTGAAGTAATCAAAACAGCTAAAAAAATGACCGCACATTGAATTTCAAGTGCGGTCATTTTTTATGTCATCCTTTCAACTAGTCAGTTACGGCGGGCTTCCCTTCTTCCCCCTCGTCAGTTTCCATCATGCTTTCTTGACGAAGGTCTTCAAGGGTACGACCATTAATTAAGTAGCCATTTTCTGTTTTTTCCACTCTAGAAACGTAATTATCACCTTCTTCTACAAATTCTCGGTGAAGTTTTCCATCATGTTTCACAAAGCTACTTAAATATTGCCAAAAGTATGAATTTTCCTTAATGGCTAAGGCTTTTTCATTTTGATCATCAAACAACATTTTATTTAATGTCAGATTAAATGTGCCTTCAATATTATCAGGAATCATATCTGATGAATCATCTTCTGGCACTTGAGGCACAATACCACTGACTTCCAATTTAACTGGATAAGCATTGGTTTCAGGATAAGTATTTAAATTGAAATTTAACGTTGCATTATCAACAATTAAATCAAGCTCTTTCCAGGAGTTTTTAATGTATTTCTCAAATGTTGCTGACGTTAAATGCGTGTTACACAATGCACCATAAAAAGGTGCTGAACAAAATCTTGCTGATAAATGCGCTTTGCTATGATTAACTTTAAATGGCGCATCCACAGATAATTTTTCAAATTGGAAACCTGCACTTGGATAACCAATTTTATTCGCAGACAATGTGATATGCTCATTATATTGGTCATTGTCTAATGTTTCCGTCTTATCACTGGCTGATATGTTATCAAGCACTAAATCGGCCATATTAAATGATTTTAATGCTGCCTCAATATTGGTTTTACCACTAAACTCTTTCACCCATTTATCTTTGGCATTTAAGAAATCTTTATTGTCTTTTGCCGAAGCCTCTTTCTCAGCAAACGCATCTAATAAAAACGGTACAAACGCCAGTTCATTTGCCACATTGTAATCATCTAACTGAATATTAACCTTACCTCCTTTGGCTTCCCATTTACGTTCTTCCTCGGCAGGCGTTTGCTTCACACTTTCAACATTCAGTTTAAAATCCACATTGGCTTTAGTTAAATTCGTATTCGCCAACTTAAGTTCAAGACCTGCATTTTCTAAGTTAAAGTAAGGTTGATTATTTTTAGGCACATTAACAGAAAGCACAGATAACGAACTATCAAAACGATCGTTTTGTGTAAAAATTTTTGTTAACAAATTGACGCCATCTTTAATGCTTAATGAACCATCACTTAATTTTTTAAATTCATGATGAAAATTGATCGAACTTGGCACACCGTTTTGCTTAACGAATAAATTTAAACCACCTGCTGTTGCTTGACTTTCTTCTGTTGTGCGGCTTTTATTGGCTACGCGCAAAATATCACTGCTGAATTTTGTGCTCAGATCACGTTTATCTGCCTCGCCTGGTTTTACATCAAAATGGTAAGTCGCATTTTTAAGATAAATATGTGTATTTTCACCATTTAACAACGCTAATTCGGCATTTTTCGCGGTTAATTCTATACTTGATAGGTCATACTGATTTGCACCGACAGGCACTAGATGAGCTTCACCTTCAATTTGTTCCAGTTTAGTGTCTTTATCGTAATTAAAACCACTAAGGGTTGTTTTTAGCTCAACTTCTTTATTTTTTAAGAAATTAAGACCGATAGAAAGGTTTTGGGACTTATTCGCAAAATCACGGAATTCCGTCAAAATATCAGACTGTAAATAATCCCCTACTGGAGAAAATTTACTGTTAATTGTATTTTTATCAATCGTGATATTTAATGTTTTATTTAATTGACGAACTAATTGATCGGATAACTGTGACTCAGCCGTAATAAAGAAAAGCAATGCGGTAAGCTTTGTTGAAATCACACTCGTGTTTTTCGACTCACTATTTTTTACGCTAAAGATTAACTCACGAATAAAAAAGTTTTTCGCAGTTTGTGTCACGTTTAATGTTGCTTGATTATCCAAAGAGTAAGGGAAATTTTTTAATACCTGATCGATTTTGTGATTAGTATAAAATTGTGCGCCGATCCCAAGTGCCACTGCGATAGCCGAAATCGTCAATGTTATTGTTTTTTTCTTGCTCATAACGTCCCCAAATACGATCTCTATTTACAATCTTGAAATTCTTTTAAAAAATTAACCGCACTTTTCTCTTCAAAGTGCGGTCAGTTTCCTGCCTATTTTAGCCTAAGATTTTATCTAATTCTTGGCTTACAGCTTCCACTTTTTGAGTACCATCTAAACGGAAATATTGCGTATTACCTGCTTTTGCTTCAGCTTGGTAATAATCAATTAATGGACTGGTTTGTTTGTGGTAAACCGCTAAACGATCTAATACAGTTTCTGGTTTATCATCTGCACGGATAATTAAATCTTCACCCGTTACATCATCTTTACCTTCCACTTTTGGTGGGTTATAAACGATGTGGTAAGAACGACCCGATGCTTGGTGTACACGACGACCACTCATACGTTCAACGATCACTTCATCCGGCACATCAAACTCTAAAACGTAATCAATTTTCACGCCAGAATCTTTTAATGCATCTGCTTGTGGAATCGTACGTGGGAAACCATCTAATAAGAAACCATTTGCACAATCTGGTTGAGAAATACGATCTTTTACTAACGCCACGGTTAATTCATCCGGTACTAATTTCCCTTCATCCATTAATGCTTTTGCTTGTTTGCCTAATTTTGTACCTGCTTTAATCACTGCACGGAACATATCCCCTGTTGAAATTTGTGGAATGCCAAACTTGTTCATAATAAATTGTGCTTGCGTGCCTTTTCCTGCACCAGGAGCACCTAAAAGAATAATTTTCATACGAATCTCCAATAAATAATAGACCTGTTTAAAATACCGTTAAAGCCTTGTTTGGTCAAATGATTTTGCTGTTAATTTTGACCGCACTTTATTTTATTTTAAGCTTTTTTATTTTCTTTTTCATTCCACGGAGCAACCCAGAATAAACAAATCATTCCTGGGATAGCGAGGAATAAACAAATCCAGAAAAAATGATAGTAGCCCACTGCTTTAACCAAGTAGCCCGATAACATACCAAGTCCTTTACTGGGTAAAGCAGAAAGGCTGGTAAATAAAGCTAACTGAGTGGCGGTATAAAGCGGATTCGTTTCGCGAGCCATAAAGGCGACAAAGGCGGCAGTACCGAGACCGACACCGATATATTCACCCGCAATCACGAAACCTAATTTCCAAAGTTCTGCAACGCCGATATGGTCAAAATGCCCAAATGCAGCCAACCAAATAAATCCACCAATAGTAATCAATTGGATAAAACCAAATACCCATAATGCGCGGTTAATGCCTAGGCGTAACATAATTACGCCACCGACGAGACCGGCAGAGATACTTGCCCAAAGAGAGGTACTTTTTACCACCAACGCAATATGCTCTTTTTCAAAGCCTATGTCATAGACAAATTTCGTTTGTAACGTAGTGGCAAATGAATCACCAAATTTATACAAGAACAAAAAGAGTAAAAAACCGATGGCTTGGGCGACGCCTTTACGTTGGAAGAACTCTTTCAAGGGTATCCAAAACACCCTATAGAAAGGTTGATCACGATCAACCTGTGCAATGTTTGGTTCTTTCGCTAAAAAGAGCGTCATAAATATGCCCGCCAGCATACAAAGTGCGGTCAATAAAAAGACAGTTTCCCATGGATAAATTGTCGCTAAATAAAGCGATAGCCCCCCAGGAATTAAGCCTGCAACACGATAAGCATTAATGTGGATGGTGTTTCCCAATCCTAATTCATTATCGGTCAAAATTTCACGACGGTAAGCATCGAGCACAATATCTTGTGTCGCAGAGAAAAAGGCAATAAATGTGGCAATTTTAGCCACTGTACTTAACTCTGCCACGGGATCAAACTGACTAATCGCATAAAGCGAAATCAGCAAAATCACTTGAGAAATCAATAACCAACTACGACGACGCCCTAAAAAATGTGGGAAATAGCGATCTAATAA
This is a stretch of genomic DNA from Haemophilus parainfluenzae. It encodes these proteins:
- the lipA gene encoding lipoyl synthase, encoding MSTPFKMERGVKYRDAAKTSIIPVKNIDPNQELLKKPEWMKIKLPSSSLKIETIKNGMRRHGLHSVCEEASCPNLHECFNHGTATFMILGAICTRRCPFCDVAHGKPLSPDPDEPRKLAETIQDMKLKYVVITSVDRDDLPDRGAGHFAECVKEVRALNPGIKIEILVPDFRGRITQALEKLKDNPPDVFNHNLENVPRLYKEIRPGADYQWSLKLLHDFKEMFPNIPTKSGLMVGLGETNEEILEVMEDLRANGVTMLTLGQYLQPSRHHLPVARYVPPAEFDEFRDKANAMGFEHAACGPFVRSSYHADLQASGGLVK
- the adk gene encoding adenylate kinase, which translates into the protein MKIILLGAPGAGKGTQAQFIMNKFGIPQISTGDMFRAVIKAGTKLGKQAKALMDEGKLVPDELTVALVKDRISQPDCANGFLLDGFPRTIPQADALKDSGVKIDYVLEFDVPDEVIVERMSGRRVHQASGRSYHIVYNPPKVEGKDDVTGEDLIIRADDKPETVLDRLAVYHKQTSPLIDYYQAEAKAGNTQYFRLDGTQKVEAVSQELDKILG
- the lipB gene encoding lipoyl(octanoyl) transferase LipB, yielding MNKTDLIVRQLGLQDYQEIWHKMQEFTDNRNTETTDEIWLVEHHPVFTQGQAGKPEHLLQRSNIPVVQSDRGGQITYHGPGQQVMYVLIDIKRHEHLNVRQLVTALEQSVVKTLADYGIKGYPKPDAPGVYIDGKKICSLGLRIRKGCSFHGLAFNINMDLNPFHYINPCGYAGLEMCQLADFIGKEEATIDKVSPKLIKHFAKLLGYNVTNL
- a CDS encoding MFS transporter; this translates as MSEQSLSSQIFTRKMLICVFTGFSSGLPLFVLLQMLPVWLTDKGLSVELIGALTGVMVPYGLKFLWAPLLDRYFPHFLGRRRSWLLISQVILLISLYAISQFDPVAELSTVAKIATFIAFFSATQDIVLDAYRREILTDNELGLGNTIHINAYRVAGLIPGGLSLYLATIYPWETVFLLTALCMLAGIFMTLFLAKEPNIAQVDRDQPFYRVFWIPLKEFFQRKGVAQAIGFLLFLFLYKFGDSFATTLQTKFVYDIGFEKEHIALVVKSTSLWASISAGLVGGVIMLRLGINRALWVFGFIQLITIGGFIWLAAFGHFDHIGVAELWKLGFVIAGEYIGVGLGTAAFVAFMARETNPLYTATQLALFTSLSALPSKGLGMLSGYLVKAVGYYHFFWICLFLAIPGMICLFWVAPWNEKENKKA